The genomic region GGTAGATGCAAGGCCGTAGAGCGCATATTGCGCCAAAATTTCATCGTTTTTAGAGACGGCGGCTTCTATGGTGTTAAAAAAAACGACCGTAGCTTTACGATAATTTTGCTGATGCCATTCCCATGTGCCCTGCATGAGTTTTTTTGCACCTTCAAATTCCTGACTGCACGAGGAAAGGCTTAAAATCAAAAATATGCATAAGAGCGCGGAATTTGACGCCGCGCCGGATCCGGCCGATTTTGCCCTTCGAAGTTTACCTTTTAGGGCGTATAAATCGCATTCGCGCATAAACACACCTAAAATTACGGATATTAAAATAAACGCGATAAAGATTCCGCGTCTGTAGACGCGCTGCGTTTCCATGACAAAAATATTTTCTTTATCAGACGAATTGGGCAAATCGGGCGAAGAAGAAACGTTTTTTTCTATGATTCTTATAATTTTAAGGGCGGATCCCGTTTCCGAAGCGTCGATATATCTTGCCGAAATCGCTTGTTCTCCGTTTCCTCTTATGCCGGCTTTTTTCATGGCGGAATTTACGCTGTCTTTTAAAAAAGCGGTTCTTAAAGCGGTACGAGCTACGGTCTTTCCGTCGCCCGCAATTATTTCACTCTCGCGTTCGGAACCGAAACCTATGAGCGTTACGGCGATATTTGTTTTTAGAGCTTCGGTCAATGAAGGTGTCATAAGTCCGTCGGTTTCGTCCCCGTCGGTAAAGACCAATATATGCTTAAATTGCGGAACATTCGCCGGAAAAGAACGGACGGCGGCGCGAATTCCCCTGCCGAGGCTGGAACCTGCGGCCGTCATCATTTCAGGCGATAAGTTTTCGACCGCGGTTTTTACGGCTTGAAAATCTTCCGTCTGAGGGATGAGTATGAATCCGTCTCCTTTGGCAATTACTACCGAAAACGAATTTCCTTCAAGCCTGTCCAAAAGTTTTTCCGCATAGCGTACGGCGGCTTTAAGGCGGGTAAGGCCTTCGGGCGCGTCGTCGGCTAGCATGCTGTAGGAAATATCGAACACAAGGCTTACAGCGTT from Treponema parvum harbors:
- a CDS encoding vWA domain-containing protein, with the protein product MDISFEHPRAFWALLFLVPVWFLSVVRFFKFFKLFSISHAVPKAEPLNTAHALRRFKSARITSVLTVSFVWIFLVLAYAGISWGTASVPVQKSGNAVSLVFDISYSMLADDAPEGLTRLKAAVRYAEKLLDRLEGNSFSVVIAKGDGFILIPQTEDFQAVKTAVENLSPEMMTAAGSSLGRGIRAAVRSFPANVPQFKHILVFTDGDETDGLMTPSLTEALKTNIAVTLIGFGSERESEIIAGDGKTVARTALRTAFLKDSVNSAMKKAGIRGNGEQAISARYIDASETGSALKIIRIIEKNVSSSPDLPNSSDKENIFVMETQRVYRRGIFIAFILISVILGVFMRECDLYALKGKLRRAKSAGSGAASNSALLCIFLILSLSSCSQEFEGAKKLMQGTWEWHQQNYRKATVVFFNTIEAAVSKNDEILAQYALYGLASTYMMQEEYDASLLRFEQISPSAADDVRFAASYNTGIIAYRRGDYDGAVRQFREALLIRPSSIESKINLEISLRQQEEKPVETTEQSALSVSQEKEKRSSVADAVFNQVRENEQKKWKNRTFQPQKNGGATVDY